The window AATATTTATTACCACCTTCCTCTCAGGTCTTGTTGATGAGAACGACAGGGTAATTCTTGGAGGATATCCTGGCTGGTTCAGAAAGCTTTTGGGAATCTGGATTGAGGAGATTGATGCACTCTTTCCGGATATGAAAAACGCAATCATTCTTGAAAAACCGCTTGGAATACTTGATGGCAGGTATGAGTGTGACTTTATATGTGATGTCATTCACTTAGAAGGTGCAAAAGCACTTGCATATTATGAGCAAGATTATTACAAAGGAATGCCTTGCGTTGTTGAAAATACTTATAGAAATGGAAAGGCAGTGTATATAGGTACAAGACCTGAGCAGAGGTTTATAGAAGGACTTATTAAGTATTACGCTGATATAGCTGGTGTAAAACCAATTTTGCCTGTACCAGAAGGTGTTGAGGTTACAAAACGAACAAAGGATGGAAAAGAGTATATTTTCCTTTTAAATTTCAATAATTACGATGTATGTATTGATTTGCCACAAGAATTCTATGAACTGATAACACAAAAAAACTTAAGCGGCAGAGTAATGCTGAGTGCAAAAGAGGTCATGATATTAAGAAAATAAAGCATTTTTTACCGCAATTCGCTAATTATATGGGGCTCTTCAAATTGTTTTTTGAAGGGTCCCAGTTTTTTTTTGATGTGACCTTAACTATTGAAATAGAATATATATTCGGTTATTATATAGTTATAAAGTCAAAGAATAAACAAAGAAGTGATTGAAATGGATATCCTTGAAAAACTTCAGATACTGGGTGCAGCAGCAAAGTATGATGTTTCTTGTGCATCCAGTGGTAGCAAACGAGAAGTAAATTATGGTATTGGTTCAACTTTTACAGCGGGTATTTGCCACAGCTGGACAGATGATGGCAGGTGTATATCTCTTTTGAAGATTCTCTTTACAAACGAATGCATCTTTGACTGTGCCTATTGTATCAATAGAAAGAGCAATGATATAAAAAGAGCAACCTTTACTCCTCATGAAGTTGCTGAGCTTACCATGAATTTTTACAAAAGAAATTACATTGAAGGGCTTTTTCTAAGTTCTGCTATCAAAAACTCTCCTGACTGGACAATGGAGATGTTGTACAAAACGGTATATCTTTTGCGACACAAGTATCAGTTCAATGGATATATTCACGTAAAAGCAATCCCATATGCATCACTCGATTTGATTAGGAAAACAGGCTTTTTAGCAGATAGAATGAGTGTCAATATTGAACTTCCGTCTGAAAAGAGCCTGAAGCTTCTTTGTCCAAACAAAACAAAAGAGAGCATTTTAAAACCAATGGAGTTTATAACAAGAGTAGGTGAAGAAGAAAGAAATTTTGTCTCAGCAGGTCAAAGCACTCAGATGATAATAGGTGCAACAGAAGATAGTGATCGAAAGATTATTACACTCAGCCAGCATCTTTACAAAAAATTTAAGCTCAAGAGAGTTTACTATTCTGCCTATACACCTGTGAATGATGATCCAAGGATTTTAAAAGTGGAAAAACCGCCTCTTTTAAGAGAACATAGACTATATCAGGCAGACTGGCTAATTAGGGTCTACAATTTTACTGCTGAGGAGCTTTTTGAAAAAGATGAAAACCTTGACCTTGAAGTTGACCCAAAAGTAATGTGGGCACTCAGACACCTTGATAAGTTTCCTGTTGAGGTAAACAAAGCAAGCTATGAAGAGCTA is drawn from Caldicellulosiruptor naganoensis and contains these coding sequences:
- a CDS encoding putative DNA modification/repair radical SAM protein; its protein translation is MDILEKLQILGAAAKYDVSCASSGSKREVNYGIGSTFTAGICHSWTDDGRCISLLKILFTNECIFDCAYCINRKSNDIKRATFTPHEVAELTMNFYKRNYIEGLFLSSAIKNSPDWTMEMLYKTVYLLRHKYQFNGYIHVKAIPYASLDLIRKTGFLADRMSVNIELPSEKSLKLLCPNKTKESILKPMEFITRVGEEERNFVSAGQSTQMIIGATEDSDRKIITLSQHLYKKFKLKRVYYSAYTPVNDDPRILKVEKPPLLREHRLYQADWLIRVYNFTAEELFEKDENLDLEVDPKVMWALRHLDKFPVEVNKASYEELIRVPGIGIKSARRIIKNRVFHSLDFDDLKKIGVVLKRAKFFITCNGKTYERHLIDLQPEKIKLQLTEKAAAQQRMQQLSFFDKEIFTSVITGEI